The uncultured Celeribacter sp. genome includes the window ATCCGTTCCGCCTTATCCCGACCTCAGAGGACCTGGAGGAAATGGCCAGCGCGCTTGGCCTGTCCGCCCTACGCAAGATGAGCTTTGAAGGCAAGCTGATCCCCGAAGGCAAGCGGGACTGGCGTCTTGAGGGCGTTTTGGGCGCTACGGTGGTGCAGCCCTGTGTTGCGACACTTGCGCCGGTGACCACGCGTCTCGATGTGGCTGTGAACCGCAGCTATGTCGCCGATCTGATCGAAGACACCGATGCAGACCCCACACAGGAGGTCGAAATGCCCGAGGACGACAGCGTTGAACCGTTGCCCCCGACCCTGTCTCTGTCCTCTGTCGCCGAAGAGGCGCTTGCCCTCGCCGCACCGGATTATCCGCGCGCGGAAGGGGCCGAACTGGGCGTGACGCAATTCACCGAACCCGGAAGGGCCGCGATGACGGATGAGGATACAAAACCCTTCGCAAGTCTCAAAGCCCTGCGCGACAAGCTGGAAAAGGGCGACGACTGAGCCGTAGCGGACCCGGCAACCCCGTGTCTGCAAATGGGTCCATCAGCTGAAAACAAAGGGTTTTCCCTGAGCGGTGAAGGACGCAAAACCCTCTGCAACAAAAGGGTTGCAAGAATCCGAATTCCGAGTATGTTCCCGCCCTCGCTTCCATAAACGGTTTTGCGTGTGGCAGATGGCCCGATCCGGTGAATTCGATTCTCTGGCACAAAGGGCGAATTTCCACGCAACAGCGTGGTTTACACTTCGCCCGCGAAGCCCTATGAAGCGCCGAGAATGCACCTGGATCACCATCCGGGATCCAAATATGGGGCCGTGGCCCCGCCCACCAGGGGTCCTGTCGCACCGCGACAGATCAGTGCCCCATTGATACCGAGGTTGTGACATGGCTGTCCCTCAGAATAAAATCACCCGCTCCAAGCGGAACATGCGCCGCGCCCACGACGCTCTGGTCGCTGGCAACCCGGCTGAATGCCCGAACTGCGGCGAACTCAAGCGCCCCCACCACGTTTGTGGCGCCTGCGGCCACTACGATGATCGTGAAATCGTCGCTCAGGCTGACGAAATCGATCTCGACGAAGACGCGGCATAAGTCGCTTGGTTGACTGATTGGTGCTGCGATGAGCCAGAGCGCGCCCGCTTCCCCTGATGATCTCGCCCCGGCACAACCGGGACAAGAGACCTCAGGCAAAGGGCGGCTCGGGGTTCAGGGCAGCGTCAACGTCACCCTGTCGGTTGACGCAATGGGCGGAGACCGTGGACCGGCGACTGTTGTCGCCGGTATTGCACGTTCTGCGGCCAAGAATGCCAATCTGTCCTTTATCGTGCACGGGCCTGCCGCGCAGCTTGAAAAGCTGGTGCGCAAACGCAAGGTCCTGAAAGACCGGGTCGAAATCCGCGACGTCCCCGGCGTCGTGACCATGGACGAAAAGCCCAGTCAGGCGATGCGGCGCTCAGACACGTCGATGCGCTCGGCAATCGATGCCGTGAAAAACGGCGAAGCGCAGGCCTGTGTGTCCTGCGGAAACACCGGCGCACTTATGGCGACCTCCATGATCCGCCTGCGCAAGCTCGACGGTATCAACCGCCCTGCAATTGCCTGCCTCTGGCCCTCGCGCAATCCGCAGGGGTTCAACGTCATGCTGGATGTCGGGGCCGATATCCGCGCCGATGAAGGCGACCTGCTGCAATATGCCATGATGGGCGCCTCCTATGCGCGAAACGGTCTGGGGCTTGAGGTGCCGCGCATTGGCTTGCTCAACGTCGGCACCGAAGAACACAAGGGCCGCGCCGAGCTGAAAGCTGCCAATGAGCTGATCGCAAACGCCGCCGACATCGGAGGCTACCGTTTTGAGGGCTTCGTGGAAGGCGGCGACATCCCCGGCGACCGGGTCGATGTGATCGTCACCGACGGGTTCACCGGCAATGTGGCGCTGAAAACAGGCGAAGGCACGGCCAAACTGGTCGGGGATTTCCTCAAGGAAGCCTTCAAGGCCACGCCGCTGTCGCGCATTGCCGCCCTGCTCGCGCTGACCTCTCTGAAGCGTCTGCAAAAGCGAATCGATCCACGTCGCGTGAATGGCGGCGTCTTTCTCGGACTGAAAGGCACCGTGGTGAAATCCCATGGCTCCGCCGACGCCACCGGTGTCTCTGCGGCCATCAAACTCGCCTATGAACTGTCTGCCACACGCTTCTCCGAGAGATTGGCCGCACGGGTTGCATCTGCCGTGGCGTCAGCGCAAAATGACGGAACGTCATAAATAACATAAGGCAGCGCCAACCATGACAATCCGGGCAGTTATCGCGGGTGTCGGTCATTATCTTCCGGAACGTGTGGTCCCCAATTCCGAGTTCGAAAAGACCCTCGACACCTCCGACGAATGGATCCGCACCCGTTCCGGCATTGAACGCCGCCATTTCGCTGCGGACGGCGAAACCACCTCGATGATGGGCGCAGCAGCCGCGCGTAACGCGCTTTCTGATGCCGGGATCCGCCCGGACGAGATCGACGCGGTGATTGTCGCCACCTCGACACCGGACCTGACCTTCCCCTCTGTCGCAACAATGATTCAGAGTGACCTAGGCATGACCTGTGGCTTTGCTTTCGATGTGCAGGCTGTCTGCGCCGGCTTCATCTATGCGCTGTCCAACGCCAACGCCCAGATCATTTCCGGTCAGGCGAAACGCGTGCTGGTGATCGGCGCAGAAACCTTTTCCCGGATCATGGACTGGAATGACCGCTCGACCTGCGTGCTGTTTGGAGATGGCGCCGGGGCGATCGTCCTTGAAGCTCATGAAGGCAGCGGCACACCCGAAGATCGCGGCATTCTCGCCATCGACCTGAACTCCGACGGGCAATATCGCGACATGCTCTATGTCGACGGCGGCGTGGCCACCACAGGCACCTCGGGAAAGCTGCGCATGCAGGGCAATGCCCTGTTCCGTCAGGCGGTTCAGAAACTCGCCGCCACCGCCGAAACGGCGCTGGAACGGGCGCAGGTTTCGCCAGAGGACGTGGATTGGATCATTCCGCATCAGGCCAATATCCGGATCATCGAAGGCACCGCCAAAAAGCTCGGCCTACCCATGGAGCGGGTGGTGGTGACGGTACAGGACCATGGCAACACGTCAGCGGCATCGATTCCGCTGGCCATGTCGGTCGGTCGGGAACGCGGTCAGATCAAGACCGGCGATCTTTGCGTTGCCGAAGCCATCGGCGGCGGACTGGCCTGGGGTGCGGTTGTGTTACGCTGGTAGACGCCTGCAACCGTTTGCCGCCAGTTTCGTTTCACAGCCGGTACTGGCGATTTCCCCGCCTGAAAGGTCACGGCCAAGTCATTGATATTGACGCACGCTTGTCAAACTGCCACTCTCCTACTCACGTTAGAAAACGGGGGAGCCAATGAACAAAACACTGACACGAATGGACCTAAGCGAAGCTGTATTTCGTGAAGTCGGACTGAGCCGCAATGAATCTGCTGCCTTGGTCGAGAGCGTTCTGTCGCATATTTCGGATGCGCTGATTGACGGGGACACCGTTAAGATTTCCTCTTTCGGGACCTTTTCGGTACGTGCGAAATCCGCCCGTGTTGGCCGCAACCCGAAAACCGGCGACGAAGCCCCCATTCCGGCCCGTCGCGTTCTGACGTTCCGTCCCTCGCATCTGATGAAAGATCGGGTTGCGGCAGGAAACAAACAATAAAGGCCTGAATTTTAATGGTTAAATCACCGGACGCTTTTCGCACGATCAGCGAAGTCTCCGAATGGCTCGACACGCCTGCGCATGTTCTGCGGTTCTGGGAAAGCCGTTTTACCCAGGTGAAACCCGTCAAGCGCGCCGGTGGCCGCCGCTATTACCGCCCCAGCGACATGGCACTTTTGGGCGGTATCAAGAAATTGCTGCACGAAGATGGCATGACCATACGTGGGGTACAGAAACTGTTGCGCGAACATGGCGTGAAATATGTCGCCGCCATGTCGCAACCTGTCGAAGGTGCCGAGGCAGAATCCCCGACCCAAGACGCCGCCCCCGCGCCGGTCGCGCCGCCCGCGCCCATGGCCGAAAACGTGCCGCATGACACATTCGATTCGCCTGCTCCCGCAGTGACAGAGGAAAACATCGTGCCCTTTGCCCGCCCGGAGCGCACCGAGAAAAAATCCGCGCCAACCGCCGCCGCGGAGGTAGGGACCGCAGCAGACGGCGCGCTTCCCGGCCAGTCCTCGCTGTTCGATTTCGGTTTTGACGACAGCACCCGAGCGGAAATGCCGCCCTCTGAGCTGCCCGCAGCAGAAACGCTGTCTGATGAGCCGACAGCGGACGTGCCCGTTTCAATCACGAGCGACGAGGCCGCGCCAGACATGTCCTCACAGGCTACAGAGGAAAGCCCCGCACTTGCCGAGGCACGGCCTGTCTCCCCCGAGGACCTGTCCCAAGAAGGTGTGAACGGACAGGAAGACCAGACAGCGGCGCATCGCGATGCTGACGGCCCTGCACAGGACACGCCACCGGCCTCCACTGGCGAAGCTGTCACGCCGCATCATCTGAGCGCCCTGCCGCGCCCGGAAATCACCCGTTTTCTGGCCCGTGCAGAGGCGCTGCTCGACCGGCTTGCCTCCTGAGACGAGAGGCAGAACGATCTTCGGCGGCAAGATCTGAAATTTTCACCAAATTCCGCTTGCCCCTGCCGGTAAAATCCTTATGTAAGGCTCCACGTCGGGCTATAGCGCAGTCTGGTAGCGCGTCCGTCTGGGGGACGGAAGGTCGCAGGTTCAAGTCCTGCTAGCCCGACCAAAGATCCTCAAAACCGCTCGTAAGCCTCTAGGTTTGCGGGCGGTTTTGCGTTAAGCCGATATGCAACAGATTTTTGAAGATGGGGCGGAGAACCACATGGGCGTTTTGGCCGATCACGCAATTCGGGACATGCTCAGCCGCGGTGAGATCACCGCCAGCCCGGCGGTCATCGACGAACAGATTCAACCCGCTTCTCTGGATCTGAGACTGGGCACGCGCGCCTGGCGTGTCCGGGCCTCATTTCTGGCCGGCGAAGGCCGCAAGGTGGCGGGGCGGCTGAACGAATTTGAAATGCATCAGATCGATCTCAGCCAAGGTGCGGTTCTGGAAAAAGGCTGCGTCTATGTCGTGCCGTTGATGGAGCACCTTTCTCTGCCCGCAGACATTCAGGCCGTGGCCAATGCCAAAAGCTCGACCGGGCGGCTGGATCTTCTGACCCGGCTGATCACCGATGAAGGCGTGGAATTTGACCGGATCGCGCCGGGCTACACCGGGCCGCTCTATGCGGAGATCTGCCCACGGTCGTTTTCGGTGCTGGTGCGTCCGGGCATGCGACTCAATCAGATCCGCTTTCGTGCAGGTCAGGCGGTGCTGAGCGACGCTCAGCTGCGCGCCCTGCATGCGGAAAGCCCGCTGGTGGACGGCACAGCGGTGATCGATCAGGGGCTGGGGTTCTCGGTGGACCTGAAACCGGCCAAGGGCGATTTGGTCGGCTATCGCGCCAAGCCGCATACCGGCGTCATCGATCTGGACCAGATCGGAGTTTATGATCCGGCGGAATACTGGGAACCGATCCATGCCAAGGACGGGCGCATCATTCTGGATCCCGGTGCTTTCTATATTCTGGTGAGCCGCGAAGCCGTGCATATCCCGCCCGATTACGCCGCCGAAATGGCCCCCTATCTGGCCATGGTCGGGGAATTCCGCGTACATTACGCAGGTTTTTTCGATCCCGGCTTTGGCCATGCCAATGCGGGCGGCGCCGGTTCCCGGGGCGTTTTGGAGGTGCGCTGTCACGAAGCACCCTTTGTCCTGGAACACGGGCAAATCGTCGGGCGGCTAGTCTATGAACATATGGAAAACCGCCCCGCGCGACTCTATGGCGCCGATCTTGCGTCAAATTATCAGGGACAAGGGCTGAAGCTGTCGAAACACTTTCGTCCCGTGGGGTGATCATCCGCTTCTTTTGCCACTCTCATCGCGAACGATAGAACGCGCGTCCCCCTCGGACAGTTCCGCGCTGTCTTCAAACTGGATGACGCAATTGCGCCCCCCACGTTTGGCAAGATAGAGCGCCGTGTCCGCCTGCTGGATGGACTGTTCCAATGTCGTTCCACCCCGCCAGCCAATGTGCATTGCCACACCGGCGGAGACGGTCACGGGCTCTTTACCGCCCTCCCGCATCCAATGTACCTCTTCTGAGATAGAAATGCGGATCCGTTCGGCCAGTTGCAGACAGCCATCGGTGCTGGTGCCGGGCATCAGGATCAGGAACTCCTCTCCGCCCCAGCGCGCCACCAAATCTGAAGGCCGCAGTTTCGCCCGCATCACATCCCCGACCTTGCGCAACACCTGATCTCCGATATCGTGACCGACCGCATCATTGATGCGCTTGAACCAATCGATGTCGATCACGATGACACCGACAGTCATGTCGCGATATTTGCCACCCGCGGCCGCCCCCTGCCCGCGTAACCCGGTCACATAGTCGCGCACGGCAAAGCGGTTCAGAAGCCCCGTCAGAGGGTCGGTCTGCGCCTGCTCCGACATCTCGCGCGCCAGCCGCCTGCGCTCGCGTTCGATCCGCTCAAAGGTCGGCCCCGATACAAGCAGCGTCAGGCTGAAAATCCACATAGCAGATCCCAGGACCACTTCAAGAAGTTCGCTTCTGCCGCTAAGCTTGACCATGGCCCCGATGCACCAGATCCCGATCATAGCGGCAATGCATTGAAGCCGCGCCATCCGCCCCCAGGACGATCCGGTCAGCAGTGGGCGCAACAATGGCGTGCGGGCAAAACCGCAGAGCGATGCGATCCCACAGAGTGTCAAAAGCACAAGGCTGACTGGCGACATTGCGCCATAAATATTTGAACTGCCGAAAGAGTACCCCAGTATCGCAAAGCTGATCGGAACCATGGCCGTCGCAGAGATCGACATACCAAGCACTGCCGAATGGGCACGTACCAGAGCCCCAAGGCTGAACATCGCAAGGCTCAGCGCCGTATTCGTGCCGGTTTCGACCCCGGGGCGATCATACCCGCCAAAGAGCCAGGACACAGCGTCGGAAATAAGCGGACGCTGCGCAAAGGATAACTCGGCGAAACGCGCCATGGACAGGAAAAAGACCACACACATCAGGGCCCGCCGCCAGGGCACATTCATCCGAAACCAGGCCGCGCCGTTTAGCGACAGACCACAGAGCAAGATCATCAACAGCGACAGTGGGTGCGGACCATTCCCGGCGCCGTAGAAAAGCGTCAGGCCCCGGTCGTAGCCAAAGATTTCAAGGGCAGAGGCCACTCCGGCCAGCACAACGACCATCCAGGCCACATAGGGCTGAAGGCGCAGGGCAAACACCGCAGGGGCAAAATTCACGGCTGCGCCCGACCGCACATGGAAATAGCTGCGCATCCAACGTGCCAGAAAGGAAAGGTCCTGATTGGTCGGGACCCGGGGCGCGCGCACGACAGACAGGCTTTCAACGCTCTTTTTCGAAGAACTTACGGGGGCCATGGTCAACCTCATCGCAGCGGCGCGAACGACGTTGCTCGCACAGCCTGAGTTTTGCCATGAGGAAATTAATATTTATCTAAATTTCGGCGCGACTGCCCCGGGCTTGTTCTCTCAACGGATCAGCTTTCATCCTCAAACAGATCGTCCTGTTCGTCGTCCATGTCGGCCTCGGGGTCTTCAAGACCAGGCATCGGACGGCTTTCCAGAAGGCCTGCGGCACGCAATTCCTTGACCCCGGGTAGATCGCGGGCGCTTTCCAATCCGAAATGATCCAGAAACTGGGGCGTGACCACATAGGTGACCGGGCGCCCCGGTGACATGCGACGCCGCCCAAAGCGGATCCATTCCATTTCCATCAGCTGATCCAGCGTCCCCTTGGACACGGACACCCCACGGATTTCTTCGATCTCTGCGCGGGTGCAGGGCTGGTGATAGGAAATGATCGCCAGAGTTTCGATGGCAGCCCGCGACAGTTTACGTGTCTCGACGGTTTCCTTCTGCATCAGAAAG containing:
- a CDS encoding MerR family transcriptional regulator; translated protein: MLMVKSPDAFRTISEVSEWLDTPAHVLRFWESRFTQVKPVKRAGGRRYYRPSDMALLGGIKKLLHEDGMTIRGVQKLLREHGVKYVAAMSQPVEGAEAESPTQDAAPAPVAPPAPMAENVPHDTFDSPAPAVTEENIVPFARPERTEKKSAPTAAAEVGTAADGALPGQSSLFDFGFDDSTRAEMPPSELPAAETLSDEPTADVPVSITSDEAAPDMSSQATEESPALAEARPVSPEDLSQEGVNGQEDQTAAHRDADGPAQDTPPASTGEAVTPHHLSALPRPEITRFLARAEALLDRLAS
- the rpmF gene encoding 50S ribosomal protein L32, yielding MAVPQNKITRSKRNMRRAHDALVAGNPAECPNCGELKRPHHVCGACGHYDDREIVAQADEIDLDEDAA
- a CDS encoding beta-ketoacyl-ACP synthase III, which codes for MTIRAVIAGVGHYLPERVVPNSEFEKTLDTSDEWIRTRSGIERRHFAADGETTSMMGAAAARNALSDAGIRPDEIDAVIVATSTPDLTFPSVATMIQSDLGMTCGFAFDVQAVCAGFIYALSNANAQIISGQAKRVLVIGAETFSRIMDWNDRSTCVLFGDGAGAIVLEAHEGSGTPEDRGILAIDLNSDGQYRDMLYVDGGVATTGTSGKLRMQGNALFRQAVQKLAATAETALERAQVSPEDVDWIIPHQANIRIIEGTAKKLGLPMERVVVTVQDHGNTSAASIPLAMSVGRERGQIKTGDLCVAEAIGGGLAWGAVVLRW
- the scpB gene encoding SMC-Scp complex subunit ScpB, translated to MSDELSAEQPEEQSLFEAPPLAEQERMVEAVLFASADPVSLADLSGRMPHGCDPKTAVELLQKRYEGRGVRVVRVGEAWAMRTAPDLGFLMQKETVETRKLSRAAIETLAIISYHQPCTRAEIEEIRGVSVSKGTLDQLMEMEWIRFGRRRMSPGRPVTYVVTPQFLDHFGLESARDLPGVKELRAAGLLESRPMPGLEDPEADMDDEQDDLFEDES
- a CDS encoding GGDEF domain-containing protein, whose protein sequence is MAPVSSSKKSVESLSVVRAPRVPTNQDLSFLARWMRSYFHVRSGAAVNFAPAVFALRLQPYVAWMVVVLAGVASALEIFGYDRGLTLFYGAGNGPHPLSLLMILLCGLSLNGAAWFRMNVPWRRALMCVVFFLSMARFAELSFAQRPLISDAVSWLFGGYDRPGVETGTNTALSLAMFSLGALVRAHSAVLGMSISATAMVPISFAILGYSFGSSNIYGAMSPVSLVLLTLCGIASLCGFARTPLLRPLLTGSSWGRMARLQCIAAMIGIWCIGAMVKLSGRSELLEVVLGSAMWIFSLTLLVSGPTFERIERERRRLAREMSEQAQTDPLTGLLNRFAVRDYVTGLRGQGAAAGGKYRDMTVGVIVIDIDWFKRINDAVGHDIGDQVLRKVGDVMRAKLRPSDLVARWGGEEFLILMPGTSTDGCLQLAERIRISISEEVHWMREGGKEPVTVSAGVAMHIGWRGGTTLEQSIQQADTALYLAKRGGRNCVIQFEDSAELSEGDARSIVRDESGKRSG
- the ihfA gene encoding integration host factor subunit alpha codes for the protein MNKTLTRMDLSEAVFREVGLSRNESAALVESVLSHISDALIDGDTVKISSFGTFSVRAKSARVGRNPKTGDEAPIPARRVLTFRPSHLMKDRVAAGNKQ
- a CDS encoding 2'-deoxycytidine 5'-triphosphate deaminase, translated to MGVLADHAIRDMLSRGEITASPAVIDEQIQPASLDLRLGTRAWRVRASFLAGEGRKVAGRLNEFEMHQIDLSQGAVLEKGCVYVVPLMEHLSLPADIQAVANAKSSTGRLDLLTRLITDEGVEFDRIAPGYTGPLYAEICPRSFSVLVRPGMRLNQIRFRAGQAVLSDAQLRALHAESPLVDGTAVIDQGLGFSVDLKPAKGDLVGYRAKPHTGVIDLDQIGVYDPAEYWEPIHAKDGRIILDPGAFYILVSREAVHIPPDYAAEMAPYLAMVGEFRVHYAGFFDPGFGHANAGGAGSRGVLEVRCHEAPFVLEHGQIVGRLVYEHMENRPARLYGADLASNYQGQGLKLSKHFRPVG
- a CDS encoding YceD family protein, with amino-acid sequence MGHDGLTNWGVDLRLRDLSPATAHPFRLIPTSEDLEEMASALGLSALRKMSFEGKLIPEGKRDWRLEGVLGATVVQPCVATLAPVTTRLDVAVNRSYVADLIEDTDADPTQEVEMPEDDSVEPLPPTLSLSSVAEEALALAAPDYPRAEGAELGVTQFTEPGRAAMTDEDTKPFASLKALRDKLEKGDD
- the plsX gene encoding phosphate acyltransferase PlsX, translating into MSQSAPASPDDLAPAQPGQETSGKGRLGVQGSVNVTLSVDAMGGDRGPATVVAGIARSAAKNANLSFIVHGPAAQLEKLVRKRKVLKDRVEIRDVPGVVTMDEKPSQAMRRSDTSMRSAIDAVKNGEAQACVSCGNTGALMATSMIRLRKLDGINRPAIACLWPSRNPQGFNVMLDVGADIRADEGDLLQYAMMGASYARNGLGLEVPRIGLLNVGTEEHKGRAELKAANELIANAADIGGYRFEGFVEGGDIPGDRVDVIVTDGFTGNVALKTGEGTAKLVGDFLKEAFKATPLSRIAALLALTSLKRLQKRIDPRRVNGGVFLGLKGTVVKSHGSADATGVSAAIKLAYELSATRFSERLAARVASAVASAQNDGTS